A stretch of DNA from Micromonospora peucetia:
TCATCAGTTGCAGGAAGAGGACGTCCAGCTCCCGGCCCTCGGCCGCGTGCAGCTTCGCCATCTCCTCGGGAGTGGCCATGCCCGGCATCAGCCCGTTCTTGACCAGGCCCGCGCCGTCGGACATCCACGACATCGACGGCTCGCTGCCCGACGGGTCGAGCCCCCACAAGCGCAGCCAGGTGTGCATGGTGCCGATCTCGCCCTGCTGGGCGGTGGCGATGTCGCCGCCGATGCTGCGTACCGCCGGGTCCGCGCCCTCGTCGAAGGCGATCAGGCCCATCTCCACCGCCTGCGCGTGGTGGGTCATCATGTCCCGGGCGAAGCCCGCCTCCGCGGAGGCGTCGCCCGGCCGGGTCAGCCGGGGCGTCAGCATGCCCCCGGCGTACCCGAGGAGCAGCCCGACCACGACGGCCAGGGCCAGCGCCGCGGTGCCCCAGCGGCGCGCGGATGGTCGCCGCTC
This window harbors:
- a CDS encoding DUF305 domain-containing protein — encoded protein: MSIPTAIETSEPASPAPEERRPSARRWGTAALALAVVVGLLLGYAGGMLTPRLTRPGDASAEAGFARDMMTHHAQAVEMGLIAFDEGADPAVRSIGGDIATAQQGEIGTMHTWLRLWGLDPSGSEPSMSWMSDGAGLVKNGLMPGMATPEEMAKLHAAEGRELDVLFLQLMIKHHLGGIHMIDGILDVSDEPDVVKTAQTMKNTQQNDLTNLQHALERLGG